TTCAGTATCTGATATGTTTTTCATAATACAGAGAGCAATTTCCCTGCCACAACGTGGATGCTCCCGCACGATGGCCAGTTCCGCCGAAGTCAACGCCGTCTTCTTGTGTAAGGTAGTCTTGGGTATGGTGATTTTGCCCAGGTTATGTACCAGAGCTCCCAAATAAATGTACTGATTAGACACTGAGTCAAGTCCCACCAAACGTCCCAGCAAGAATGCGATTTGAGCTACTTTCTGACAGTGCAAGTAAGTGCCCGGGTCATACTGCCAAAGTATGTTCTGGCACTTGCGAATCCCAACCAGGAATCTGGCCAAAATCCCGCCAGATATCCTCACATGTGACATAGAGCCATCATTCCCTTCATCTCTCGGGTGGAATGTTGAGGCCGGTCAAAACGCAACACTTGTGTTAGTTTACATAAAGCAAGACCCGGGCAGAGATCGACGATATCCCTGACCGGGCCTGTACCAACTCTTAGATTATTGTCGTTATCGTGATCATGTAAAAAACACGCAGCATAACATGCTATTACTGCGCAAACTGACAGATCGAATACACGTTTTATGAAGCCGTTGGTTGGTTGGTTGGTTGGCTGCAAATATCATGCCAATTTATCCTTTCCCTGTTTTTTTATTTCTTCCATCCCTTGCTTACAAATACGTCTAATACTGAACCGTCTGATTCGAACTTAGTCATTACCATGAAACGACGATTCCAGAATCGAAATCTCACACTAAACTTCTTTTTTGTGCCCGGACTGCCAATTTATCCCTGCATATTCCGGCTTCAGATTCGAATCATCGCTTTCACTGCCGGAATGACATCAGAAGTCTTTCCGCAATTAATCTACATACTTGTTCCAGCTTCCGGTCTTATGACTTTAAGATACCTTCTTTTAAAACGTTTGTTCTGATTGATGCCAAGTACAACTAGGACTTCTTTCCCTTTTTCACAGTATATATTGATACATTCTGCCGATATTTGTCAAGAGAACATATACATAGGATGGCGTCAAGACACTGTAGGATGCCTTAGGCCAATAACAGGAGCGCAGCCGTAATGTCCCGAACGGTTTACGCGGGTTTTATGATTCTTGTTTCTGATAACGGACCTCTTGCCAGCTTCGTTATCGACTAGCTAAGGCAAGAGGATTGGGAACGGGTTAGTCCACAATGACGCAAATACGTTGGCTACTAAACTGTGAACCTGCGCAAGTTTTTTCTCTTTCTTCCTGTTCCCTTGACCAGTTGCCTGATGTTGTGCACCGCTAAGGCTAACAGGACCTGAGTGTGTACCTTCGTCGTACCACGTAGGGTTGCACGGCGCAGTCCTCGCGGACCCTTCATCTCCGCGAACACGGTCTCGGGCCAGTATGTGCGCTGCCTGAGGCTTGTTCTTGCACGTTCCGTCTTTAAGTGGCTCTCTGCCCGGAAAAGAAGTTCTTCGTCCGTGTACCTCTTTATCGCGGGTCGTTTAGCCTTACAATAGTGTACCGTGGTGGGGACACCCTTTGCACGCCAGACGGTGTACCTTATACACTACCGAGCCGTCAGCTTGTTCCTTTGTCTGGTAAAGCGTTTTCCCTTGGGGACAGATATAGATATCGCGTTCACTGTCATATCTGAAACCGGCTTTAATCCTTTCTCGCCTGAGATTTTTTGTCCCGTAAGCCCTGTCGGCTACTGCTTCTTCCGGCCTGCAATGGGTGACAAAGATGTGTTTGCTCAAAAGAGTGGCCAGAACCTGACTCTCTGCTACTCCTCCGGGCGTCGTTTCCACGGCGGTGACAATTCGGGCTTTTCCTCCGTCCACAGCTATATGCACCTTGTGAGCCAGAATCGGCTTCAACCAGCCCTTTCTGGTAACCAGCGATGCGTCGGGGTCGGTGCGGCTCGTCCATCTCTTGCTGGTCCGCCCCAAACCTGCTCAAGGTATTCCTCCGGTGTCGTTTGCAGTTGGTGACAGACTCCTCTTTCTACTAAGGAATCAAGGGAAGCATTGGCTTGAATGATGGTAGCGTCTATGAATACCTTTTCCCCTTGTACCAATCCTCGGTCCTAACATACTTGGACAACGTGGCGAAAGAACTGCTCATAGACCTCTCTTCCGAAGCGAACCCGGGCCTTAGATAGGATGGTATCCCATACAGATATCCGAGCAAAGCCATCTTGAAAATAACAACCGGGTCTACAGAGGGAGAACCGGTGTGACTGTAGCAGCAACGGACGTAATCGTAGATGAAAGAAAAGTCGATGACGCTGGAAATCTTCCGGGGAAGGTGGTCCTGGGGGATGCGTTCTTCAAGTGACGTGTAGTAAAACAGCTTGGGCTTGGGATACGCGACGACCCATCAAGGCGAACCACTCCATGTTCTGCTTTTTATGGTGTAATATTCTACATTAACCGCAAAAATCCTTCACTTCGGTGAGTTTGGCAACAGGTCCGTTGACAAAGACAACGCAGGAGTCCGTACTTAGCGCTTGTGAAACTCAACCATTTTCCCAACTATCGACCAAACACAAGATTTCCGCTGTGGTTAAGGTTTTTATTTCCTTTAACTCGACCAAGTCATTATCGTTCGTCCACACCGGGCAGTTCAGAGCGAGGGCCAAGGCTACAAGGTCCGCATCATCAGGATCTCGCCTTCCGATCAGTTCCAAGGCCGTCGGGACGTGCTGCAGATAAGCCTCTTTCTCCACAACTTCCAGCTCCAACAGAGAAAACACCGCTTCCATGACGTTTCTGCTCAAACTCTTCCTTTTAGCCAGGACCGGGATATATTCTCTTACTTCGCCAACCGCTCTGTCAGTCGTGACGAATTTTAACTCTTTAGCCTCAATGAATACCCTGATCGCCTTTCCGCCTATCAGCGCCGAAAGGATTACGTTAGCGTCCACGGCGATCTTTCCTGAAAGCCGCAAAGTCCTCCAGCACCTCTTTCTCTGTTATCCCTTTTTTCTCCCGCTCTCCGGCAATCCTTTCCGCTAAAGCCTTCAGGGCTGCTCGCCGAACCTCGTCTTCAAGGCTTATATCCTCCCAAGGGATAAATATTCCCGCCGGTTTGCTTCCTCGGAAAACCATTACGGCCTCTTTCTTGCGCATAAACTCACTGGTGCGGGCTTTGAAGTCCCTGACGCTTACAAATTCCATTGTAGTCACCTCCGTAGTTACATTATACTACGACTGCAGGCAGAGGTGAATTTCCAAACAGGAAGGCCTCTGATTCGGAATGGGATACATTAAGTTTCTTTCTCTTCCTCCGGCCTGATGGCTTCAGCCACCCGGAAGCGTATCAGGGTCTGGTAGGTATGTCTTTCTTTTCGGCTATTCTCTTGACGGCCTCCAGCTAGCAATCCCGGAGCCGGAGCGTAATCCGTTTAGTCTTGCGCCGTTTGGCAACCATATCGGTCAGTTATGGATCTACCTCCACCTGAACGGGCCCCATCTAGTTCCAGTGATCGCGCAAGCTGTGGGCATCCCAGAATTCAGCTTCTTCCTCTCTGATCTTGAATTCAGCCACGGCAGGTCTTTATACCATCCTAAGACCCCCTTTTTCTGGGGGATAGCCGGCCAGCAGTACCCGTCGAGAATATGTTAAACAAAAAAAGCTAAGCTATTAGCCTAGCGTTATTACTTCTTCCTGTTTAACACTTTGATTACAACCCTAGAAAGAATACTTTATATGTCGGCATTCCTGAAAGGAAGAGGTTCCGCCCTCCATTATTTTACAAATTGCCTCAAATGCCAAATTATCAAGGCTTTTCAGAAAGAAACTTGGGGTGGGCGATGGGACTCGAACCCACGACCCCCAGAGCCACAATCTGGTGCTCTAGCCGACTGAGCTACGCCCACCACGCGATCCTCTGTCAATGTGATTGGAATTTTCCTTAACTCTACCCAACGAACGCGCGTTGCACCGCCTGTAATTCGCGATGGCGTCCCTGGAGGGATTCGAACCCCCGACCTACGGATTAGAAGTCCGTTGCTCTATCCTGCTGAGCTACAGGGACCATAACGCATGGAGCGGGTGATGGGAATCGAACCCACGCAACCAGCTTGGAAGGCTGGGGCTCTACCATTGAGCTACACCCGCTTGCGCTTTCTTATTATACTGTCTTTATCCTGGTTTTGCAACGGTTTGTACTAGTTCATTGTTATCGTTCTGTGATATTGTCACCTTGTAATAGTTCAGTGAAAATGTCCCCATGAAAGAAAACAGTCACACGTATACCCGTTCCGGTATGGCTAATTAGCGAAATCGGCAGCGAACTCTTGAGTCAAAATTTACCCTTATTTCTAATTGTTGGCCGCCCCCTTCAATTCAGCAAGACAAGCGTGCATCTTTTCTATGTGTTTCTCGATTTCCGCTTTGCGTTCCACGGCATCCTGCTCTCCTTTACCCTTGATTTCCATGGCCTGTTCTATACTGGCGTTTACCGCCTGTTTGGCCCGCTCAGTCTCCTCCTTCAGAAGCGACTTCAAGGCCAAAGCCGACTGTCGCAGGCGGTTCAAGAAATCATACCGGATGCGGCCGTAATTCCGGTCTACGTCCTGGGGAATGTCCTTGGCCATTCCTTGCCAGATTATCCGGTTAAGGAGCCGGCGGGGGAGCAACCCCGAGAACGCCCTGGGCGAGATCTCAAGCATCAGCGGGTCCAGGCCCACCTTATAGTAGAACTCTGACTTCCCCGTGACGTCTACTCTGAACCTCTCCCCCGTGTAATCGATACCGAAAACCTCGCAGGCCTTGCCCAAAATTCGCGATATAATGTCGTCCAGCCTGGACAGGAAGCGGTTCTGGGCCTCTTCGAATTCCCGCGCCACCTCTTTATCCGTTTCCTGCCTCCATCTTTCAAAAACCGAGGTGAGATTGGTCAGGGCTTCTTGTTCGATAGCTTTAATAAAAAACCTGGTCTTTAAACCCTGATTCTGCTGGTACCAGTTCTCCAACATCAAAGCCAAGGTCTTTTCTAACGACGACCTGTCTTTTCCAAATTTTTTATCCAGATCCTCAAGTATTCTCTCCACCTCGCCGTCTAGGAGCACGGCCACATCCCGAGTTTCCCTGTCGACTATTCCCAAAAACTCGGTATAGCTGGCTATCTTTGCCCGCAGTTCTTCTACCGGCAATTCGAGGGCCTGCCGTTCCACCCGAAGCGAGGTCGACACCTGCAACAGGAGATTGCCCAGTTTGTTCCGCAATGCCACCTCCAGCAATCGGTCCCGGTGCGTATAAAAGTAACCCAGTACGGCTTCTTCGAGCACCGCAAAACCGCTTTCCTCCAGTTTCTGCGGGTCTTGGGCTACCTGCGCCTCCAAGGCCATAAGAGCAGATAAAGGATACACGTCGACCGACTGCCCAAGCTCCTTTTCCAACGCAACGCGGGTAAAATCCACGAGCCGCTTCACGTCATGGTCAGCATAGAAGTCAGCCTTGTTTAGAACAAAGTAGATCATAGGAACCTGCTCGCGAACATCGCGCAGGTACCTGATCTCCTCGACTGCTACCGGTGTATCGACCGAGAAGACAAATAAGGCAGCATCGATATGGGGCAGGTATCCGTAAGCCGTCTGGGTGTTATGTTCAAAAATGGAACCTACGCCGGGGGTATCGACCAGCCGGATACCCCGGCCGAGAAGCCGTGAGGGAAAGGTTATGTGGGCTATCGCTACCTGCTTTTCGTTGTTGGGATTTCTCTCTTCGGTGATGTAATCTGCCAGCTCCCCTACCGTCACTTCCCGGCGCAGGCCGTTTTCGTGGATAATTGTGACTGTCGGTTCAGCCCCGTACTCGACAACCGTTATGACCGAAGTGGCGGGGGTCACTGCCATCGGCAGCACCGGCTGCCCCAAAATCGCGTTGACGAGAGTAGACTTGCCCCGTTTCTGTTGTCCGAGGATGGCCAGGTTGAAGTAGTCTTTCTTCATTTTCTCTTTTAGAGTTTCCAGCCCGGATGCGGTAGCACTGTCGATGTATGTCCGAATGCTTTCGAGGTATTCGATTGTCTCCGATAAGATGTTGGCCGACACCCGATCTTGCTCCCCTCTCTAAAAGAAATGAGCTTAAAAAACAGAAGCCCCTGTCTAGGTTGGTATTAGACAGGAGCTATTAGCCGGTGCCGTTTCGCTTAACGCGGGGTGAGCTCCATCACCCAAAACATGACCATACGGGAACCATCCCTCTGTCACGTTTCTCTCTATTATGATTCTCGTAAACACTCAACCCGAATTCTGTAGGGACCCTGCCTCCCTCAAATTTCTACATCGCTGAAATAAAGGTCTATCAAGGCTTTCTGGTTATCGAGCTGGTCGGGGCGACAGGATTTGAACCTGATTCCGTGCCTTTAAAAGCCCGTAATTTCGAGCGTCGTCGCACGGTTGTTAATCTTTTTGTTAATCCGTGCGCTCACACGTTTATTATACCGTGCCCGTTTTAGAGGTGCAAACCCTTGCCGTGCCTGACCTGTTGTGCATAGCAGTTAACCGTCGTGCCTACGTTGTGTCCGACCAAGTTAGCCACAAGAATTGGGGGTACTCCCTCAGAAAGCAGGAGGGTTACAACCGAATGTCGAATATCGTGAATTCGAATGATCGGCAGCCCTGCTTTTTCGAGTGCCTTGCGCAGTGTCTTCCTTACTGCCTCGTATTTCACCGGCCTACCGTCGTCGGCCTGGAATACCAGGCTTTTTTCTTTTTGCCAGTGTATCGGCACTACCTTGCCGGACGGCATAACAGCCTTGAGTAGAGCCGTGGTTTCGTCGTCCAGCTCCACAGTGCGTCTGGCCTGGGGAGTCTTGACGTCCCCTTTAAGCACTCTATGTTTGGTATCTACGCTTTTTTCGATGGTAATGGTTCTTCGCTCAACATCGACACAGTCCCACGTGAGACCGAGTATCTCCCCTAACCTTGCTCCGGTTACGCACAACAGTCTTATGATGAGTCCGTGCCTGTACTCCTTAGCGGCTTCGATAAGCCTTTTGAGTTCGTCTCGGCCTAGGGTTCGCCTTATCTCGTGCGGCACTCTAGGCAGTTTAAAGCCCACCAAAGCGTCGCTCGGAGCAAGTTTCCTCTCCACGGCTTCTCTTACAGCCGTTTTAAGCGTGGCGTAAAGGTTTTTCCTCGTCTTGGGCCTGAGATGGGTAAACTGTCCTGCCAGCCGCTTGGAGAGGGCCTCGGCTTGGACAGAATACAACAGCAGGTCCCCGACAAGCGGTTTTAGCTTCCGCACATGGGATTCGTACTCTTTCCACGTACGGTAGGAAACCGTGTCTTTGATCTCTGACAGCCACACATCGAACCATTCACCCAAAGAGTGCACTGCCACACGGTATCCGGCAGGCTTCACTAACTTTCGCCTTATATCGGCTTCCATCTGCCGGGCCATGTATTCTGTTGGAGCGTATATCATCTGTGTGAAGTACTTCTTTTTACCGTCCTCACCCCTTCCCAAATAGATTCTTACGAGCCATCCCTTGCCTCGTTTCTCAAGCATCCGAACACCTCCCTAAAAAAGGGAGGCGGGGATAGGTAAGCATTCTACCTATCCCCGCCTTTGTCCTGCCTAAGAAACTCTCTCAATGCTTCTTCAGGTATCCTCAGCCCTCTCTTAGGAGAAACCTTGATGGTCTTTATCTGTCCCGAATACACCAGCATATATGCCGTGTCTTTGCTCACTCTCAACAGTTTTGCCACTTCCGGTACGGTATAGACTTTAATAACGCCTCACCTCCTTCCCTAATTTTAAACGGATTGCCCGATTTTGCCCCAAAACGGCGGGTAAAATGCGCGGGGTATACTTCATTCTATCCCCGAGACAAAACCCCCGTTGTTGAGGCCGGTAGAAATGGTAATGCTGTGAAAAAATAACAGCTCATTGTTTTATGTCTAAAACAAGTTCCTGGGGAAGCAGTAATTCGCGATAAGTATCTCTGTTCGCGCGGGTCGATCTCGTGAGATATTTGCGCGGGCCGGAAAACCGTGCCACTTCCATTTCCCTTCCGGGTACAACCTTCTCGCCAGCGGGCAGTCGTAGGTACTGAGCACTGCCTTTCCCTTTATCCCTGCCGGCACCTCGGCAAGCTCATCGTGGCTTTCATCGGCAAGCTCCAGTGCGTAGATGCTATGGTCTACCCTGCTTTCTAACGGATAGGGAGGGTCGACGTAAAAGAGGGTTTCGGGAGAGTCATAACGCCTAATTACATTAAAGGCGTCATCGCACTCGATTTGTACTCGCTGAAGTCGCTTGGCAACGGCGTACAGGTTTTCTGCTACCCGTCGATACTTTGCCGCTCCCGTGTCGGTCCAGTGTCCTGTCACTGAGTACGCCCATCTGCCTCGCGTGGGTTTCTGTGCTCCTGTTCCTCCGTAACTTTGACAGGCCCTCACGAAGAACCGTCGGGCTCTCTCCAGGTCCGAGATTTCTTCATTCTGCTGAATAGCTAATAGGTATTCCTGCCGCGAATACGGAGTCAGGTCTACCGCCCGAATCAACTCCTCCGGTTTATCCCTGAGCACCCTGAAGAAGTTCACTATCTCGCCGTCAAGGTCGTTCAGGGTTTCGATTTCCGCCGGACGCTTGTTGAGCAGCACTATTGCCGAGCCGCCGAAGGGTTCGCAGTAGTGCTGATGCGGAATGCTTTCTAAGACTTGGAGCACGTCGGCGAGAATAGTTCCTTTTGCACCGGGATAGTAAAATGCTCTGAGCATCAGATCAACCCCTCTCAAAATGGCTTTTATCCTCTCTAAGACCTCACTGTGTAGTGTTTTGAGCACCTAAAATTTGAGGGGGTGCGCGATATACCCCCTCTTTTGCCCTCTCTAAAATTGCGCGTAGTAAGTATCCTTAGTCCGCCTTTTGGTGCCCTTGTTCCAGGTCCTCGCATCGGAATAATGCGCCTTGCAAGGGCCGTGGTGAGACATCCAATGGGCATTTGACGGATACGGCTCCGTTTAATGCTGCAAACTGGCGCAAAACCTGGTGATCAATCCACGGAAAACCTTTTACAGGTTTTATTGTTTCGTCAAGTTTGATGTTTCTTTGGCAGCACAGATACCAACCAGGAAGCATCTGTTCTTTTGTGGCCGCAATGCTTTCCGGATGAACACAAAAAATCGTTCTAAAAAACCTGCATTTAAAACAGTTTTTTAGCAACATTGGCATTACTGCACCTCCTAAAACAAAAACCGCCTTCCGGCGGTCTCTCATATCTGTTTCATGCCTCGCATACTCCAAAATCGCTTATTCCCGATAACGATATGGTCTAGCACTTTTATTCCCAGGATTTTCCCAGCTTCGACAAGCTGTTTTGTAACGGCTATATCTTCTGAGCTCGGTTCGGGATCTCCTGAAGGATGGTTATGGATTGCTATTACGGACATAGAGCTGGTCAAGATAGCCGTCTTGAACACTTCTCTTGGGTGTACTACTGTACTGGACAGGGATCCAATAGACACCACCTGCGCGGCAGTGACCTGGTTTCCACTGTTTAAATACAGCACCACGAAGTGTTCTCTGTCGGCGTTTTCCAGGTTTAGGTGTTCGTTGACCAGCGACACAACAGCATCGGGCCCTGTAATCGGGGGAGAGTACCAGGGGCCGGATTCGCGCAACAGCCGGGTCGTGACCCAGTAGTAGCTCGCCGTTTCTTGCTTTTTCCTTCTACGACGAGTCTGCTTCTGTGTCAACTCTCCGCCTTCAAACAAGGTTACTTCCATTCAACACGGAGCGGGCGTGTCCGGCCCGCTCCATCCCTCCTTTCTGAGATGGTTGCGGGCCGGACGGCCCTGTTTATCGCAGTGTTAAAAATTCGTTAGGCGATATGTTTTGCCGGTAGTATTTCGTCCTGCCTGTTCAGGATATAATCAACCGCCCTTTGAGCGGCTCCTGCGGCTTCCACGATTAGTCTCTTGTCCCGCCGAAGCACCCCCAACCAGTAGTCTATATATCCTGCCGTGTTAGTTAGGGGTATTTCCAACCCCGCTTCGGCCATCAGGAAGCTGGCCCCGATCTCGGCCACGAGCTCCTCTTTGGCATACTCCCTGGAGCCTTTGGGACCCACCTTCCGATTCAGCCTGCCAGGATGCGCCGTGCTGTGGACCAGTTCATGGAAGAGCGTTTGGTAATACTCTTCTACGGTCTCAAAATCGGACAAGCGCGGGATTCTGATAGCGTCCCGCTTCAGGGAGTACCCTGCGCTTCCGGGAAAATGCTCTATTTCGGGGCTGTTGGGCATTCTTGCCACAATGTCTTCGGCGGTAGGTTTTGTCTCGTGGTTGTATTGACCTATCCCCTGCTTACTCCGCAGCCCCTCCACCTGGGTATTTACCTCGAACACACGGTAGTACCGCAGGTAGGGGACTGTCTTCGTTTCGGTTTCGCCGTCTGTTCCTTCTTCTTCTACGTCCAAGAGCTTCCAGAAAACCACTGTGTAGGACCTTGCCCCTTTTTTAACCCTGCCCCCTGCTTCTGTGATCTTCTTAAATGTCGCGTATTCCCCTCCAGGAGGAAGGAGCAGAAGGTTGACTCCCCGGTACGGACGCTGTGTTTCCCAATTTACCGGGAAGGGCTTGCCTGCCCACGGCTGTTTCCAAGGAATTACCCCTTTCTCAAGCTCTTGGATGATTTTGTCCGTAACGATCTCGTATACGCTCGCCATTATAAGCGGAGCGGGCCCAGCCGGCCCGCTCCATCCCTCCTTTCTTGAGATGGTTGCGGGCCGGACGGCCCGTGCAAAATCAAAGCGGCCTATCTAGGCCGCTTCTGAAACTCGCCTTGTTGTTTGGTTTTATGCTCCCAGCTCTTCCGGCAGCTTCAACGGCACGCTCTTGGCGTACAACACGTCCGGACACATATCCGCCCCGTTAGGCCAGACTACAGTCCCCGCCTCCGGGTCAGCTTTCACCTGACGGAAGAAAGCAGGATCTTTCAAGGGTTCGAACATCGGCCCCTCAAGAAAAGGCTCAAAGTTGACCACCCGGTACTCTCCGCTCTCGAATTCCAGTATCAGGTAATAGGGAGCAACCGGGTACACGCTTCGAACCTCATGAAGGACGCTCTCAATACCCTCGCTAAACTGCATGTTATACACCTCGCTTTGGCGAAGGAACCTTTAACAAAGGTTCCTTACAGCGTGCCCGCCGCCAGTTTTCCATTAACGCCTCCGCGTTTTCTTGAACCCACGCCGCGATGTGGGAAGCGATTCCTGACGGGAGATCTCCTGCTAAGAGAGCACCATCTGGAAGAGAAATGACTGCGTGCGTCCCGCGTCCGCGCACGTGGAAGTGCGGCGGCAGGTGATCTTGGTAGTACATATAAACCTTAAAGCCCCAAAACTCGCATATAATTGGCATCGTATCACATCTCCATTTTACCGCCGAGGAGCGGCCCAGTCAACCGACCAGGAGCTCCTGGACGGTAAATAATCCGTGGCCGAGACAAGGGATACTATCCCTTTTTTAAAAATAACTCTCCGCTTTTTGCGTTTATTGCGCGCATTGCGTTTGTTGAATAAGGTTTCCCAGTCCGCCTCGAATTCGATGCGGAGAAAGGGCCTCACAGAAATTGAACACGGAGCGGGCGTGTCCGGCCCGCTCCATCCCTCCTTTCTGAGATGGTTGCGGGCCGGAGGTCCCTTTTTGACTCTCGGAATTTTACTCGTCTATGCTCACGGTACTAATGATAAAATCCAAGGCCTTCTGAGGACCTTCGTTGAGGAAAATACGGCGTACTTCCTTGAAAAGCTCGTTGCATCGATAGGCTTTTAAAATTTTAAGTGCTTCCTGGGTGTATGGGATGTACGCTGTCGTAGGCCGCCAGGCGTCCGCCGGGTAAGGATAGTACTTACTCAGGTAGTTACTGGCGCGGTATGCGTAATGCAACCCGTGCCGGATATTCTTAGCAATTACCTGATTGGTCAAGTGTTTGTCGGGCAACCTGATCCAGCTTAAAGGGCATTCTTCAAACCCTTTAAACCCTCCCTTTGGTCCCCATACTATCCTGTCGTCCAATTCCTCATCATGCCCTGTCAGAGGAAGCACCATCGCCAAAAGTTCGGCTGTTATTTCCGACTTTCCGAGTCTTTTTTTGTCTTTCGTGATCAATTCAACTCACCTCCGCTTTTAACTTTCAATGCGAACAAGCCTTTGTCGAGCTTTTTGTACGTCACGGTTACGGTTTTGCCCAGTGAAGAAGCGAGCTCTCTACCCGCTCCGTTCTTGGCGTACATAGCCGTCTTAGTGCCGTCCTCTGCTTCAACAAAAGCTCTTATTACCCCTGGTTTGGACTCTCTCGCCTCGAGAACCCTGAAAACGCCTTCAGCGGTTTCCTCCTCTCCGGGTTGGTCCTGCTGTATCGGCACGGACACATCCGGTTCAACAGGAGGAACCTGCATCATCAGCATAGTCTTTAGGGTCTCGATTTCAGCTGCTAAGTCTTCAGCCCGTCTCAGGAGCTCGTTGCGCTCCTTTCTAAGCGTTTCGATTCTCGCCAACAGTTCTCTGATCTCCTCGTGAGTCATAATCTCCTCTCCCTTATCTTGATAATGCCCGAGGCACGGCCCCTGTCGCCGCGCCTCGAAAGTTTTCGGACGCGGGACAGGGCCGCCGCCGATCGGACATCACCTCGCTTTCATGTTGTTTCTCTCAGTTCAGGCAGTACCCTACGGGATCCCCACTCTGTTGCCCTACCTGCCCCATAAAGGACCGTCCCTAAGAATATCACTGCTGCTGTCAGCAGGAACCCCAGGACTATCCCTCCCAGGCCGAACAGAACCGCTTCGAAAAGGCTCCTTGAACGCGGAAGAGCGCGAAGGAAGTCCTCGAACACTGAGGGACTCGCCTTTATAAGGCCTTTGCCTACGCTGATACAGAGCAGGGCTATGCCTGCTAACATGTAGTACGCAGTTCTTCTCGCTGTACCCAATATAGCCATCCCCTTTCTCGAAAAATAAAAAACAGGCGCCGCAAGCCTGTTTGAGACTCGCAAAACGCCTGTTTAACTCTTAAAAACCTACCGCTCCCGAAGGGAGCATAAACTTTTAAACACCTAACGCCCTTTAAAGGGCACGACTCCTAAACACCAACCAACCTAAGTTAATTTTACCATGTAGCTCAAGAGATGAGCAATAGGACGTACTAACAAAATAAGCCCTGCTGAAAGGCCGGCTACTAGCCCCAGTTGATATAACACGCG
The sequence above is drawn from the Syntrophothermus lipocalidus DSM 12680 genome and encodes:
- a CDS encoding DUF4160 domain-containing protein, producing MPIICEFWGFKVYMYYQDHLPPHFHVRGRGTHAVISLPDGALLAGDLPSGIASHIAAWVQENAEALMENWRRARCKEPLLKVPSPKRGV
- a CDS encoding DUF2442 domain-containing protein; translated protein: MQFSEGIESVLHEVRSVYPVAPYYLILEFESGEYRVVNFEPFLEGPMFEPLKDPAFFRQVKADPEAGTVVWPNGADMCPDVLYAKSVPLKLPEELGA